GGAACGCCCCGGTACGGCCCTTTCCGCCCTGACGATGGAGATCTTCCGCAAGACGCTTCGGGGGATCGTCGCGACGTTCGATCCGGCGCACGCGGGCTTCGGCCAGGCGCCGAAATATCCGCTCGTTTCGTCGCTCCGCGTGGTCCTCCAGGCGCTTCAGGAGACGCAGGGTCCCGATTTTCAGGAAGTCCTGGGCCGGACGCTCGACGCGATGGGGGACCGCGGGCTCTTCGACGCCGTGGCGGGCGGATTTTTCCACTATTCGACCAACGACCTCTGGACGGCGCCGCGGTTCGAGAAGATCGGGGAGGACAACGCGGGACTCGTCTCCCTTTACCTGGACGCGTCGCTCGTCATGGGCCGCGAGAAGTACGCCGCGCGGGCCCGCCGGACGCTGGAATGGGCGCGGGAGACGCTCTGGGACGAAGCGCGCGGGGTTTTCGGGGGAAGCCAGCGGGCCGACGAGGAGTATTACCTCCTTTCCCCCGAACAGCGAGCCCGGCGGGCACCGCCTCCGGTGGATCGGACGGTCTACACGCCGACGGTCGCGGCCTTCGTCTCGGCGCACCTGCGGGCGACGGAGGTGTGGGGCGAGCCGGAGTGGGCTGCGCGGGGTCTTCGGGCGCTGGAGTTCCTGCGCCGGGAATGCGTGACGCCCGAGGGGGTGGCGCACTACCACGACGGGCGGCCCCGCATCTTCGGACTTCTGCGGGATCCGGTCGCCCTGGCGGGGGCGCTTCTGGACGCGTACGAGTTCGGAGGAGACCGTTCGCTTCTCGAGGAGGCGGGACGGATCATGGACGCCGTGCCGGGGCGGTTCTGGCTCGATGTGCCGGGAGGGCTGGGGGATCGCGTTCCGGCCCCGGGAGATTTCGGCGACCTGGCGCGGCCGCGCACGCAGATCCACGAGAATGCGCTCGCGGCGCTGCAGTTCGCCCGCCTCTGGAGGATCGCGGGACGGGAGGAACATCGCCGCTGGGCGGAGCGGATTCTCCTGAGTTTTCCGGACTTCCTGGACGGGTACGGACATGCGACAGCGGAGTACGCGATCGCGGCGGACTGGATGGTCCGTCCGCCCGTCGAAGTGGGTCCGGAAGCG
This genomic interval from Planctomycetota bacterium contains the following:
- a CDS encoding DUF255 domain-containing protein, which encodes MNPPSPVRWFDWTDEAFRKAQAEDKPVVLTLHAEWCHGCHVMDQSGYGDPEIAEILNRDYVPIRVDTDRRPDIHERYTMGGWPTVAFLTPEGDLLGGTTYVPRDTLKRLLVQLKVGYAMHRARLKEEIARRDEKIAQVLERPGTALSALTMEIFRKTLRGIVATFDPAHAGFGQAPKYPLVSSLRVVLQALQETQGPDFQEVLGRTLDAMGDRGLFDAVAGGFFHYSTNDLWTAPRFEKIGEDNAGLVSLYLDASLVMGREKYAARARRTLEWARETLWDEARGVFGGSQRADEEYYLLSPEQRARRAPPPVDRTVYTPTVAAFVSAHLRATEVWGEPEWAARGLRALEFLRRECVTPEGVAHYHDGRPRIFGLLRDPVALAGALLDAYEFGGDRSLLEEAGRIMDAVPGRFWLDVPGGLGDRVPAPGDFGDLARPRTQIHENALAALQFARLWRIAGREEHRRWAERILLSFPDFLDGYGHATAEYAIAADWMVRPPVEVGPEARRDYVPRRVVRR